ATGGCCCACGGCCCACTGGCCCTCGCCGCGGTGGCGTCCGGCCTTGCGGCGGGGCGTGGCGAGGGTGGGCTTTTCGGGGGTGGCGGCCATGGCGGTACGTCCTTCGAGACTGCAGGAGGGCGGCTCTGAGCTGCACACTCGCGCGAGGGCGCGGCAGTGCGCAGGGGCGGGACAGGAGGTGGGGAATGCTCGGCTGTGCTGGTCTTTCAGCGGACCGGACAGATGGCGCTGGACATGCGGCCGAGGTCGACGTGCCGCCGACTCACCAAGGCAAT
The Streptomyces lunaelactis genome window above contains:
- a CDS encoding putative leader peptide, which gives rise to MSRAGIALVSRRHVDLGRMSSAICPVR